One window of Halovulum dunhuangense genomic DNA carries:
- a CDS encoding amino acid ABC transporter permease: MAEATRPIPTNAPRAVAGPLDWVRRNLFPDWRQGLLTIVVSWLLLRAVPPLFDWLILEAAWTGTREDCVAAGGACWAFVGARWGQFIYGFYPPEHRWRVDLTMLALVASIAVLFLPRVAHKGWIITGAFLVLPVVAYVLLHGGLLGLEVVPTDRWGGFMLTLVVAVAGMMGALPLGILLALGRRSKMPAIRIFCVSFIEIFRAVPLITVLFMASVMLPLFLPQGFAMDKLLRALLGVALFNAALMAEVVRGGLQAIPRGQFEAATAAGMGYWKMMVFIILPQALRTVIPGLVNTYVAIIKDTTLVLIIGLFDLLGIVQAGISSSAWLAPSVTTTGYVFAGLGFWLLCFGLSRYSMHLERKLNTGRRR; the protein is encoded by the coding sequence ATGGCCGAAGCAACACGACCCATCCCGACCAACGCCCCCCGCGCCGTTGCCGGCCCGCTTGACTGGGTCCGGCGCAACCTGTTCCCCGACTGGCGGCAGGGGCTGCTGACCATCGTGGTGTCATGGCTCCTGCTGCGCGCTGTGCCGCCGCTTTTCGACTGGCTGATCCTCGAAGCGGCATGGACCGGAACGCGCGAGGATTGCGTCGCGGCGGGCGGTGCCTGCTGGGCCTTCGTCGGGGCGCGCTGGGGCCAGTTCATCTACGGTTTCTATCCGCCCGAACACCGCTGGCGCGTGGACCTCACCATGCTTGCGCTCGTGGCGTCGATCGCCGTCCTGTTCCTGCCACGGGTGGCCCACAAGGGATGGATCATCACCGGCGCCTTCCTGGTCCTGCCCGTGGTCGCCTATGTGCTGCTGCATGGCGGGCTGCTCGGCCTCGAGGTGGTGCCGACGGACCGCTGGGGCGGCTTCATGCTGACGCTCGTGGTTGCGGTCGCGGGCATGATGGGGGCGCTGCCGCTGGGCATACTGCTGGCCCTGGGCCGGCGATCGAAGATGCCCGCGATCCGCATATTCTGCGTCTCCTTCATCGAGATCTTTCGCGCGGTCCCGCTGATCACCGTGCTTTTCATGGCCTCGGTCATGCTGCCGCTGTTCCTGCCGCAGGGGTTCGCGATGGACAAGCTGCTGCGCGCCCTGCTCGGGGTGGCCCTGTTCAACGCCGCGCTGATGGCCGAGGTGGTCCGCGGCGGGCTTCAGGCCATCCCGCGCGGCCAGTTCGAAGCCGCCACGGCCGCGGGAATGGGCTACTGGAAGATGATGGTCTTCATCATCCTGCCGCAGGCGCTGCGCACGGTCATTCCCGGGCTGGTGAACACCTATGTCGCGATCATCAAGGACACCACGCTGGTTCTGATCATCGGGCTGTTCGACCTGCTGGGTATCGTGCAGGCGGGCATATCGTCCAGCGCCTGGCTTGCGCCTTCGGTCACGACCACGGGCTATGTTTTCGCGGGGCTTGGCTTCTGGCTGCTCTGTTTCGGCCTGTCGCGCTATTCCATGCATCTCGAACGCAAGCTGAACACCGGGCGCCGAAGATGA
- a CDS encoding ABC transporter permease subunit: protein MPVSRDPDPMQPPRQPFWTRSRIRSAIIQVGFVALLAFFVHFLLSNTMTNLARQGIASGFGFLENRAGFDIAISFLDFGRNDTYMRAFWTAVVNTLVLSVLGIALATVIGFMIGLARVSPNWLISRLAAVYIETFRNIPLLLQLFFWYFAILRPLPGPRDSLDLAGIVFLSNRGLYLPKPLLDAGAQLGLAALGLGLVIALVMARRARRYRAATGQPRRVAHWWFLGLVVLPSSVWLATGARLDMSMPELQGFNFRGGMVVLPEMLAAILGLSIYIAAAVGEIVRAGIQGIDHGQTEAAQAMGHTRGQIMRYVVIPQAMRIIIPPLTTQYQSLAKNTSLASAIAFPEIISIIAGTTMTQTGQAVETIALAMLFYLTVSLFIAAVMNFFNWRVTRLSF from the coding sequence GTGCCAGTTTCGCGCGATCCCGACCCCATGCAGCCCCCCCGCCAGCCTTTCTGGACCCGCTCCCGCATCCGTTCGGCGATCATCCAGGTGGGCTTCGTGGCGCTTCTGGCCTTTTTCGTGCATTTCCTGCTGTCGAACACGATGACGAACCTTGCCCGGCAGGGCATCGCGTCCGGCTTCGGCTTTCTCGAGAACCGGGCCGGCTTCGACATCGCGATCAGCTTTCTCGATTTCGGCCGCAACGACACCTACATGCGCGCCTTCTGGACGGCGGTCGTGAACACGCTGGTGCTGTCGGTGCTTGGCATCGCGCTCGCCACGGTGATCGGCTTCATGATCGGGCTGGCGCGCGTGTCGCCCAACTGGCTGATATCGCGCCTGGCGGCGGTCTACATCGAGACGTTCCGCAACATTCCGCTGCTGTTGCAGCTGTTCTTCTGGTATTTCGCCATCCTGCGGCCGCTGCCGGGGCCGCGTGACAGCCTCGATCTTGCGGGCATCGTGTTCCTGAGCAACCGGGGCTTGTACCTGCCCAAGCCATTGCTCGACGCCGGCGCGCAGCTGGGCCTCGCGGCCCTCGGCCTCGGGCTTGTCATCGCGCTGGTGATGGCCAGGCGCGCGCGGCGGTACCGGGCGGCCACGGGCCAGCCCCGGCGCGTGGCGCACTGGTGGTTCCTGGGCCTCGTGGTGCTTCCCTCGTCGGTCTGGCTGGCCACCGGCGCCCGGCTGGACATGTCGATGCCCGAATTGCAGGGCTTCAACTTCCGCGGCGGCATGGTGGTCCTGCCCGAGATGCTGGCAGCCATTCTCGGCCTGTCGATCTATATCGCCGCCGCCGTGGGAGAGATCGTGCGCGCGGGCATCCAGGGCATCGACCACGGCCAGACCGAGGCGGCGCAGGCGATGGGTCATACGCGGGGACAGATCATGCGCTATGTCGTGATCCCGCAGGCCATGCGGATCATCATCCCGCCGCTGACCACGCAATACCAGTCGCTGGCCAAGAACACCTCTCTGGCGTCGGCCATCGCCTTTCCGGAAATCATCTCGATCATCGCCGGCACCACGATGACCCAGACGGGACAGGCCGTGGAAACCATCGCACTGGCCATGCTTTTCTACCTGACCGTGAGCCTTTTCATCGCGGCGGTGATGAACTTCTTCAACTGGCGCGTCACGCGGCTCTCGTTCTGA
- a CDS encoding amino acid ABC transporter ATP-binding protein, which produces MSQAEDIIRIDQLNKWYGDFHALRNINLSVKPGEKIVICGPSGSGKSTLIRCINQLETHQMGRIEIEGQEIHAEMKNIEALRARIGMVFQSFNLYPHLSVLDNLTLAQIWVHRVPRKEAEERAHHYLARVHIPDQAQKFPGQLSGGQQQRVAIARALCTKPQIMLFDEPTSALDPEMIKEVLDVMIELAHEGMTMVCVTHEMGFARKVGNRIIFMDAGAIVEEATPEEFFRNPQTERGRTFLSQVLEH; this is translated from the coding sequence ATGAGCCAAGCCGAGGACATCATCCGGATCGACCAACTCAACAAGTGGTATGGCGACTTCCATGCGCTGCGAAACATCAATCTCAGCGTGAAGCCCGGTGAAAAGATCGTCATCTGCGGCCCGTCGGGATCGGGCAAGTCCACGCTGATCCGCTGCATCAACCAGCTTGAGACCCACCAGATGGGCCGCATCGAGATCGAGGGACAGGAAATCCACGCCGAGATGAAGAACATCGAGGCCCTTCGCGCGCGGATCGGGATGGTGTTCCAGAGCTTCAACCTCTACCCGCACCTGTCGGTGCTCGACAATCTGACGCTTGCCCAGATCTGGGTGCACCGTGTCCCCCGCAAGGAAGCAGAGGAACGCGCGCACCACTATCTGGCGCGGGTCCACATTCCGGATCAGGCGCAGAAGTTCCCCGGCCAGCTTTCGGGCGGCCAGCAGCAACGTGTCGCCATCGCCCGGGCGCTGTGCACGAAACCGCAGATCATGCTGTTCGACGAACCGACATCGGCGCTCGATCCCGAGATGATCAAGGAGGTGCTGGACGTGATGATCGAACTCGCCCATGAAGGCATGACGATGGTCTGCGTCACCCACGAGATGGGCTTCGCGCGCAAGGTCGGGAACCGCATCATCTTCATGGATGCCGGCGCGATCGTCGAAGAGGCCACCCCCGAGGAGTTTTTCCGCAATCCCCAGACCGAGCGCGGTAGAACCTTCCTGTCCCAGGTACTGGAGCATTGA
- a CDS encoding MurR/RpiR family transcriptional regulator yields the protein MTVSPHNTGSMKKPRTTEEFRDRLVGERHLFTNRMLEAGAWVLDNQRVVALETLAVMAKTSQLNPSIFVRLAKAMGFDGFSDMQRLFREPLHNAYPASLSERISHSQGNELVADPSDITAMGQSFCRANSASLAHLGSRLAELPLDEAMEIILAARTVHVIGLDRSFPVASYLSYALRRARCQAIQISGTGSTPGDQIDVMQPGDLLISISFPPYALATIEATAQARAANIPVLAITDTPVSPITEAAALVLSVDDAELHGFRSLTAVMSLVQTLAIGLAYRRSGAGELDLDLINA from the coding sequence ATGACTGTCAGCCCGCACAACACCGGGTCCATGAAGAAGCCTCGCACGACCGAGGAATTCAGGGACCGCCTTGTCGGTGAGCGTCATCTCTTCACCAACAGGATGCTCGAGGCCGGCGCCTGGGTGCTGGACAACCAGAGGGTCGTGGCGCTGGAAACGCTTGCGGTGATGGCCAAGACCTCGCAGCTCAACCCGTCGATCTTCGTCCGGCTGGCAAAGGCGATGGGGTTCGACGGCTTTTCCGACATGCAGCGGCTGTTCCGGGAACCGCTTCACAACGCCTACCCCGCCTCGCTGTCGGAACGCATCTCGCACAGCCAGGGGAACGAGCTGGTCGCCGACCCGTCCGACATCACCGCCATGGGACAGTCCTTCTGCCGCGCCAACAGCGCGTCGCTGGCGCATCTGGGCAGCCGGCTTGCGGAATTGCCACTCGACGAGGCGATGGAGATCATTCTCGCCGCGCGCACCGTGCATGTGATCGGCCTGGACCGCTCGTTTCCCGTGGCGTCCTATCTTTCCTACGCCCTGCGGCGCGCGCGCTGCCAGGCAATCCAGATCAGCGGCACCGGCAGCACGCCCGGCGACCAGATCGACGTGATGCAGCCTGGCGACCTGCTGATTTCCATAAGTTTCCCGCCCTATGCGCTTGCGACCATAGAGGCGACGGCCCAAGCCCGCGCGGCGAACATCCCGGTGCTTGCGATCACCGACACGCCGGTCAGCCCGATTACCGAAGCGGCCGCGCTGGTCCTGTCCGTGGACGATGCGGAACTGCACGGCTTCCGGTCCCTGACCGCCGTGATGAGCCTCGTGCAGACGCTGGCCATCGGGCTGGCCTACCGGCGCAGCGGCGCCGGGGAACTCGATCTCGATCTCATCAACGCCTAA